One genomic region from Halorubrum sp. BOL3-1 encodes:
- a CDS encoding FmdE family protein — MYIEIPQYEAARNTPSSRGVADRRTLPAIAAVFQCLVSKSMMDITIDDDEVESLFETTQAVHGHTCPGSAMGLRAGLAARKALDVEPDANKELRCEVSTGPAHPAHCFIDGVQVTTGCTYGKGNIEKLDHGKNALRLIDTESERAVRVSLDPEWFGHALENSPFIAERKKGVQPMDIDPEITESAVTSVLTKPDDKLLTIGDVEEVDLDDGGHGSFYWEHCSSCGEVTFQPGLRVVDGDIVCAECAGF; from the coding sequence ATGTATATCGAGATACCTCAATATGAAGCGGCACGGAACACCCCGTCATCCCGCGGAGTGGCTGATCGGCGGACGCTCCCGGCAATCGCGGCGGTGTTTCAGTGTCTCGTGAGCAAATCTATGATGGACATCACAATCGACGACGACGAGGTCGAATCGCTGTTCGAAACGACGCAGGCAGTCCACGGCCACACCTGTCCGGGGTCAGCGATGGGACTTCGGGCGGGGTTGGCAGCCCGAAAGGCCCTCGATGTCGAGCCCGACGCGAACAAGGAACTTCGGTGTGAGGTCTCGACGGGGCCGGCTCATCCGGCCCACTGTTTCATCGATGGCGTCCAGGTCACGACCGGGTGTACCTACGGCAAGGGCAACATCGAGAAACTGGATCACGGCAAAAACGCACTCCGGCTGATCGACACCGAATCCGAGCGGGCCGTCCGGGTCTCGCTCGACCCCGAGTGGTTCGGCCACGCCTTGGAGAACTCGCCGTTTATCGCTGAACGGAAAAAGGGTGTCCAGCCGATGGATATCGATCCTGAGATCACGGAATCTGCGGTCACCTCGGTACTGACGAAACCCGACGACAAACTGCTCACCATCGGCGATGTCGAGGAGGTTGATCTCGACGATGGCGGTCACGGCTCGTTCTACTGGGAGCACTGCAGTTCCTGTGGCGAGGTCACCTTCCAGCCGGGGCTCCGGGTCGTCGACGGCGATATCGTCTGTGCCGAGTGCGCTGGGTTCTAA
- a CDS encoding sulfite exporter TauE/SafE family protein, translated as MDLGVLAQPVVLAPVLFFFVALLFSMLGMGGGQLYVPILFWMGFDFTTQAVPLGILLNVIVGGSSTVTYVREQLVDWRIGIPFGIAMIVFAPLGAYATTWFPTETIVAILALFTAAAAVFIASGYQPREELGFSRRAETGVGLGGGSVLGFFAGLIGQGGGVFVVPLLYMLGIEAKVAAATSALVITGAGLSSVVSHLAIASTPIWDLWIGCSIAVLAGSQVGSRLMATRLESETIKKIFGVVLFGIAIVLLYQAFGA; from the coding sequence ATGGATCTCGGCGTCCTCGCACAGCCCGTCGTCCTCGCGCCGGTGCTGTTCTTCTTCGTCGCCCTCCTGTTTTCGATGCTGGGGATGGGCGGCGGCCAGCTGTACGTGCCGATCCTCTTCTGGATGGGGTTCGATTTCACGACCCAAGCCGTCCCGCTGGGCATCCTGTTGAACGTGATCGTCGGCGGTTCCTCGACGGTCACCTACGTTCGCGAGCAACTGGTCGACTGGCGGATCGGAATCCCCTTTGGGATCGCGATGATCGTCTTCGCGCCACTAGGCGCGTACGCGACGACGTGGTTCCCGACCGAGACGATTGTCGCTATCCTCGCGCTGTTCACGGCGGCCGCGGCGGTGTTTATTGCCTCGGGTTACCAGCCTCGCGAGGAGCTGGGCTTTTCGCGGCGTGCGGAGACTGGGGTCGGCCTTGGCGGCGGCTCGGTGCTGGGCTTTTTCGCCGGGCTGATCGGCCAGGGTGGCGGAGTGTTCGTCGTCCCGTTACTCTATATGCTCGGTATCGAGGCCAAAGTCGCCGCCGCGACCTCCGCTCTCGTTATCACCGGGGCCGGGCTATCGAGTGTCGTCTCTCATCTCGCCATCGCGTCGACGCCGATCTGGGACCTCTGGATCGGGTGTTCGATCGCCGTCCTCGCCGGGAGTCAGGTCGGCTCGCGCCTGATGGCTACGCGGCTGGAGTCCGAGACGATCAAGAAGATATTCGGGGTCGTCCTCTTCGGGATCGCGATCGTCCTGCTGTATCAGGCATTCGGGGCCTGA
- a CDS encoding cation diffusion facilitator family transporter: MTDYELTHETDGDEGHSHGQTGETSSRTLAAVSVINLLGFVAELTGGLLFGSVALLSDAFHMLFDALAYVMAFAATYIAENYGDGDRWSYGLHRLEPTAAFLNGLLLLPMVGFILWESYQRFLSPIEIGTGPTLVIAFGGLLVNVASVYILQGEGMSLNERGAFYHLLGDAGGSVAVIVSTVVVEVTGLRIVDPVTAGLIAAVVTWSAVRVLRDSGAIFLQRTPIDGEVLRDRLGEIDGVATVHDLHTWQICSQLTVATVHVQTDAETIADADAVVCRAHEVLADQGVDHATIERCSAADTHGFHRCNLSH; the protein is encoded by the coding sequence ATGACTGACTACGAGTTGACACACGAAACGGACGGAGACGAGGGGCATAGCCACGGACAGACCGGGGAGACGAGTAGCCGAACGCTGGCAGCGGTGTCAGTAATCAATCTCCTGGGATTTGTCGCCGAACTCACCGGAGGACTTCTCTTCGGATCGGTCGCGCTGCTCAGCGATGCCTTCCATATGCTGTTCGACGCGCTGGCGTACGTCATGGCGTTTGCTGCCACCTACATCGCTGAGAACTATGGCGATGGCGACCGGTGGTCGTACGGACTGCATCGACTGGAACCGACCGCGGCGTTTCTCAACGGTCTGCTTCTGTTACCGATGGTCGGGTTCATCCTCTGGGAGTCCTATCAGCGGTTCCTCTCGCCGATCGAGATCGGAACGGGCCCCACACTCGTCATCGCGTTCGGTGGTCTGCTCGTCAACGTTGCGTCGGTCTATATCCTCCAAGGCGAGGGGATGAGTCTCAACGAGCGCGGCGCGTTCTACCATCTTCTCGGCGATGCTGGCGGATCGGTGGCGGTCATCGTCTCGACGGTCGTCGTCGAGGTGACCGGCCTCCGGATCGTCGACCCGGTCACGGCCGGCCTCATCGCCGCCGTCGTGACGTGGTCTGCGGTGCGGGTACTGCGCGACAGCGGGGCGATCTTCCTCCAGCGGACGCCGATCGACGGCGAGGTACTTCGGGACCGACTCGGCGAGATAGACGGCGTGGCCACGGTACACGACCTCCACACTTGGCAGATCTGTAGCCAGCTCACTGTCGCAACGGTCCACGTCCAAACCGATGCCGAAACGATCGCTGACGCCGACGCGGTGGTCTGTCGCGCCCACGAGGTTCTGGCCGACCAAGGGGTCGACCACGCGACAATCGAGCGGTGTTCAGCAGCCGACACCCACGGGTTTCACCGCTGTAACCTCAGCCATTAA
- a CDS encoding ZIP family metal transporter → MLQDFVFVFVAGLITALATGLGAVPFFFIEEFGDRWNVALWGIASGIMVSASLFGLINEGLAYAADGLPTLMVGGLLAGVVLVEVSDRVLDGTDVGGRSEADADTNDADTDESTQSPDAPIDVEAFAEGDPKKLVLILGILTVHSFPEGVAVGVSFAELGFDGGLGIFGLSVPVLAVFMTIAISIHNIPEGTAIAIPMRAMGLSKWRMVGAAVFSSLPQPIGAVIAFAFVRWAEAFLPFGFGFAAGAMIYLVLTEFIPEALETGVDLPRSGYRELSAGIGAGVLLMVPLLFV, encoded by the coding sequence ATGCTCCAAGACTTCGTCTTCGTCTTCGTCGCAGGGTTGATCACGGCGTTGGCAACCGGGCTGGGAGCGGTCCCGTTTTTCTTCATCGAGGAGTTCGGCGATCGCTGGAACGTCGCGCTATGGGGGATCGCCTCGGGGATCATGGTCTCGGCCTCGCTGTTCGGCCTGATCAACGAGGGGTTGGCCTACGCCGCCGACGGGCTTCCGACGCTGATGGTCGGCGGCCTGCTGGCCGGGGTCGTCCTCGTCGAGGTCTCCGACCGCGTACTCGACGGGACCGATGTCGGCGGTCGCTCCGAGGCGGACGCCGACACAAATGACGCCGATACCGACGAGTCGACCCAGAGTCCGGACGCCCCGATCGATGTCGAGGCCTTCGCAGAGGGCGACCCGAAGAAACTCGTGCTCATCCTCGGTATCCTGACGGTCCACAGCTTCCCCGAAGGGGTCGCCGTCGGCGTCTCCTTCGCAGAACTCGGGTTCGACGGGGGACTCGGAATCTTCGGGCTGTCGGTACCGGTGTTGGCCGTCTTCATGACGATTGCCATCTCGATCCACAACATCCCTGAAGGGACGGCGATCGCCATCCCGATGCGGGCGATGGGGCTCTCGAAGTGGCGGATGGTCGGCGCGGCGGTCTTTTCGAGTCTCCCTCAACCGATCGGCGCGGTGATCGCCTTTGCGTTCGTCCGATGGGCCGAGGCGTTCCTCCCCTTCGGCTTCGGCTTCGCGGCCGGCGCGATGATCTACCTCGTCCTCACCGAGTTCATCCCCGAGGCCCTCGAAACCGGCGTTGACCTCCCCCGTAGCGGCTACCGCGAACTGTCCGCTGGGATCGGCGCCGGCGTCCTGCTGATGGTTCCGCTACTGTTTGTCTGA
- a CDS encoding FAD:protein FMN transferase has product MTEIMGSFASVHERFGDTHREFNCCDTTFRVHTTGIRGESGVTAAQDTAESLEAQLNAFDETSAVSHLNSKGEVTNEHVARIVRRGLEYDDRTDGVFDIHQGRVEHDLKSFLRGDSDTLPTAFDTGTIRVDGPHVEADVELDLNGLAKGYIVDRASEALAGLGRHGFVSGGGDMSPPTGPVAIDSPYGDETPMKILDTDWFVATSGGYRRSRNGTDHIYNSTTESLGARHESVTVVAGRDCMEADALATTLAALPLAAARELASEWEELEALIIHDGVFHTTGGFETHVLDK; this is encoded by the coding sequence ATGACTGAGATCATGGGATCGTTCGCATCAGTTCACGAACGGTTCGGAGACACACACCGCGAGTTCAACTGTTGTGACACGACGTTTCGAGTCCATACAACCGGGATTCGAGGCGAGTCAGGGGTGACTGCAGCCCAAGACACAGCTGAGTCGCTTGAAGCGCAGCTAAACGCCTTCGACGAAACGAGTGCTGTTAGCCACCTCAATAGCAAGGGTGAGGTCACAAACGAACACGTCGCTCGTATCGTCCGGCGCGGACTCGAATACGACGACCGTACAGACGGGGTATTTGACATCCATCAAGGCCGCGTCGAACACGACCTCAAATCGTTTTTACGTGGCGACAGCGACACACTGCCAACAGCGTTCGACACCGGAACCATCCGCGTTGACGGGCCACACGTCGAAGCGGATGTCGAGCTTGATCTCAATGGTCTCGCTAAAGGGTATATTGTTGATCGGGCTAGCGAGGCACTCGCGGGACTTGGTCGACACGGGTTTGTCAGTGGCGGTGGAGATATGTCCCCACCGACAGGCCCGGTCGCCATCGACAGTCCGTACGGTGACGAGACACCGATGAAAATCCTTGACACGGACTGGTTTGTCGCAACGTCCGGCGGATACCGGCGCTCACGAAACGGCACCGACCATATTTATAACTCGACCACCGAGTCGCTCGGTGCCCGACACGAGTCCGTCACCGTCGTCGCGGGGCGAGACTGTATGGAGGCTGACGCCCTCGCGACAACGCTTGCTGCGCTCCCACTCGCTGCGGCACGTGAATTAGCGTCGGAGTGGGAGGAACTGGAGGCGCTCATCATTCACGACGGCGTCTTTCATACGACAGGAGGGTTCGAAACACATGTCTTGGACAAATAA
- a CDS encoding thrombospondin type 3 repeat-containing protein: MSWTNKQRITVVALVVMMVAVPVLWQVGDVRAAQVTEEKQSDLVDQTVAERQAPADYDGDGINDSTDKCPTRSETTNGFQDSDGCPDIVENTGAS; this comes from the coding sequence ATGTCTTGGACAAATAAACAACGAATCACGGTTGTAGCACTCGTCGTCATGATGGTTGCTGTTCCTGTTCTCTGGCAGGTTGGCGACGTGCGTGCAGCACAAGTGACCGAAGAGAAGCAAAGCGATCTCGTCGATCAGACCGTTGCGGAGCGACAGGCACCAGCAGATTACGACGGAGATGGCATCAACGATTCTACTGACAAATGTCCGACACGCTCGGAAACAACGAACGGGTTCCAAGACTCGGATGGTTGTCCCGATATCGTCGAAAATACAGGGGCATCATAA
- a CDS encoding metalloregulator ArsR/SmtB family transcription factor: MSEPDLELDSRREIYQRIVDTPGVHFRALLDDLEYAQGTLQYHIRWLADKDLIDVSDDGKYTRYYPAAEFNEADQAVINALRREYGRRILAHLLTDGPLSTTDLSDRLDKAQSTVSWHLSKLAEADLVTKERDGRSVVYELSDPDQVRYLYTVHQRSFTDKIVDRILGLWDGY; the protein is encoded by the coding sequence ATGTCGGAACCGGATCTCGAACTGGACTCTCGGCGGGAAATCTACCAGCGGATAGTCGACACGCCGGGTGTCCACTTTCGCGCGCTCCTTGATGACCTCGAGTACGCACAGGGAACGCTTCAGTATCACATCCGATGGCTCGCTGATAAAGACCTGATTGATGTCTCAGACGACGGTAAGTACACGCGGTACTATCCGGCTGCCGAGTTCAATGAAGCTGATCAAGCAGTCATAAACGCCTTACGACGGGAGTACGGTCGCCGTATCCTCGCACACCTTCTCACGGACGGCCCACTCTCGACGACCGATCTGAGCGACCGCCTCGACAAAGCCCAGTCGACTGTCTCGTGGCATCTTTCGAAGCTCGCCGAGGCCGACCTCGTCACCAAAGAGCGCGACGGCCGGAGTGTCGTATACGAACTCAGCGATCCTGACCAAGTAAGATATCTCTACACGGTTCACCAACGCTCGTTCACTGACAAAATCGTCGATCGTATTCTGGGCCTCTGGGACGGCTACTAA
- a CDS encoding PAS domain S-box protein, with the protein MNKSSEISVLHVDDEPDVADVSAELLKRADERISVQTATSADAGLKHLTESEIDCIVSDYQMPGMDGMEFLETVREEHPNLPFIMYTGRGSEEVSSRAIRSGVTDYLQKETGTDDFTLLANRIVNGVESHQHEQRLNFLETLEHELTELSIEFLRTENGDIDALIEEGLETLGSLVEADRSYVFEIDHKAETLSNTHEWCAEGVEPQIDGLQDLPPDTFPWWMQKLESFENLTIPNVSDLPPEAETEQEILQEQDITSLIVTPMISNGELVGFIGFDWVNEQEAWSDGFIDILRMASELITTARRRKVRRQELERHEAYLEYSRDIIAEVDENGTILYQNPAVEDHLDFEVGEMRGDRFFEYVHPKDSERVKTAFEEFVNQGAASMKRIEFRMQNADGSYQWFESIGLDQTNTVVGSYVVYSRGVTERKEREQEIQQLKDRLELAVEGAKLGVWDWDMTTDYVDFNEQWAQMLGYSLDEIEPDLDAWEKRLHPEDVDDVEAALDAHIAGETDIYDFEHRLRTADGDWKWIRDVGKVFERDEDGEPTRAVGIHIDISDQKEREQQLRQFRRAVERTAHMVYITDRDGTIEYVNPAFEEITGFSKSEAVGQTPRIIKSGEYRDNYYDELWETILSGGQWKDEMIEMRADGREIVLNQTISPLMNDAEQPKKFVAVADDITQKKEYEQQLEEQRDNLKLLNEVLRHDIRNDMNVVYGHTDLLEEHVDESGQAHLDTVQKSAESVVKLTKTARDLTKTMLSTEADIEPVRLDQHLNPVVENAREELDDAVITTEDQIPNSMVPGNELLKAVFRNLVQNAVVHNDNDIPQVQISVTVADETLTVAVADNGPGVPDNQKEQIFGKGEKGLDSPGTGIGLYLVRTLVDLYGGDVWVEDNDPRGAVFVVELPTINSPNSDTNE; encoded by the coding sequence ATGAATAAGTCGAGTGAAATTTCCGTTCTCCACGTTGATGACGAGCCGGACGTTGCTGATGTGAGTGCAGAACTTCTCAAACGAGCGGATGAGCGGATTTCTGTCCAGACAGCCACCAGTGCCGATGCGGGATTGAAACACCTCACCGAGTCCGAAATCGATTGTATCGTGTCCGACTATCAGATGCCGGGGATGGACGGCATGGAGTTCCTCGAAACCGTCAGAGAGGAGCATCCCAACCTGCCATTCATAATGTATACCGGGAGGGGGTCCGAAGAAGTCTCCAGTCGAGCCATCCGTTCTGGGGTTACTGATTATCTCCAGAAAGAGACCGGCACCGACGACTTCACTCTATTGGCAAACCGAATCGTCAACGGAGTCGAAAGTCACCAGCACGAACAAAGACTGAATTTCTTGGAAACACTCGAACACGAACTTACAGAACTCTCTATTGAGTTTCTCCGGACCGAGAATGGGGATATCGATGCCCTCATTGAGGAAGGACTGGAGACACTTGGAAGCCTTGTCGAGGCAGACCGGAGCTATGTCTTTGAAATCGACCACAAGGCCGAAACACTCAGCAATACGCATGAATGGTGTGCGGAGGGCGTCGAACCGCAGATCGACGGGCTCCAAGATCTGCCGCCGGATACCTTTCCCTGGTGGATGCAGAAACTCGAAAGTTTTGAGAATTTAACCATTCCAAACGTTTCCGATCTGCCACCAGAGGCCGAAACCGAACAGGAAATTCTACAAGAGCAAGACATCACATCATTGATTGTCACTCCGATGATTTCGAACGGCGAACTCGTCGGCTTCATCGGCTTTGATTGGGTAAACGAGCAGGAAGCATGGTCGGATGGGTTCATCGACATCCTCAGAATGGCCAGCGAACTCATCACGACTGCACGCAGACGCAAGGTCCGAAGGCAGGAATTAGAGCGACATGAGGCGTATTTGGAGTACTCCCGCGATATTATCGCAGAGGTTGATGAAAACGGGACCATCCTGTACCAGAATCCGGCGGTAGAGGACCATCTAGACTTTGAGGTCGGAGAGATGCGGGGTGACCGCTTTTTTGAATATGTCCACCCAAAAGATAGTGAACGGGTGAAAACCGCGTTCGAGGAATTTGTGAATCAGGGGGCAGCGTCGATGAAACGAATCGAATTCAGGATGCAAAATGCTGATGGTTCGTACCAATGGTTCGAGTCGATTGGGTTAGATCAGACCAACACGGTGGTTGGCAGCTATGTTGTCTATTCCAGAGGTGTCACCGAACGAAAAGAGCGCGAACAGGAGATCCAGCAACTCAAGGACCGTCTCGAACTCGCGGTCGAAGGCGCTAAACTGGGCGTCTGGGACTGGGATATGACGACTGACTATGTGGATTTTAACGAGCAATGGGCCCAGATGCTTGGGTACTCACTCGATGAGATCGAGCCAGACCTCGACGCTTGGGAGAAACGCCTCCATCCTGAGGATGTCGACGATGTCGAGGCAGCCCTCGATGCTCACATCGCTGGCGAGACTGACATATACGACTTCGAACATCGACTGCGGACCGCCGACGGTGATTGGAAGTGGATCCGCGACGTCGGAAAAGTCTTCGAACGCGATGAGGACGGCGAGCCAACTCGCGCCGTGGGAATTCACATCGATATCTCCGACCAGAAAGAACGCGAGCAGCAACTCCGCCAGTTCAGGCGGGCCGTCGAGCGTACCGCTCATATGGTCTACATTACTGACAGAGACGGCACCATCGAGTATGTCAATCCGGCCTTCGAGGAAATCACCGGATTCAGTAAGTCAGAGGCGGTAGGTCAAACTCCTAGGATCATCAAGTCCGGCGAGTACAGAGACAACTACTACGACGAATTATGGGAGACGATCCTGTCGGGCGGCCAATGGAAAGACGAAATGATTGAAATGCGAGCAGACGGGAGAGAAATTGTCCTCAACCAAACTATCTCGCCGCTTATGAACGACGCCGAGCAGCCCAAAAAGTTCGTTGCCGTGGCCGATGATATTACGCAGAAGAAAGAGTACGAACAGCAACTCGAAGAGCAACGGGACAATCTCAAACTGCTCAATGAGGTCCTCAGACACGATATCCGCAACGATATGAACGTCGTGTATGGCCATACGGATCTGCTGGAAGAGCACGTCGATGAGTCGGGCCAGGCACATCTCGACACCGTCCAGAAATCGGCTGAAAGTGTGGTTAAGTTGACGAAGACGGCTCGGGACCTCACCAAGACGATGCTCAGTACCGAAGCAGACATCGAGCCTGTCAGACTCGATCAGCATCTCAACCCGGTGGTCGAGAACGCACGCGAGGAACTCGATGACGCCGTCATCACCACTGAGGACCAGATTCCGAACAGTATGGTCCCGGGGAACGAACTGCTCAAAGCCGTATTTCGGAACCTCGTTCAGAATGCGGTGGTTCACAACGATAACGACATCCCGCAGGTCCAAATCTCGGTTACGGTCGCTGACGAAACCCTCACGGTAGCGGTTGCGGATAACGGCCCTGGCGTTCCAGATAATCAAAAGGAGCAGATCTTTGGAAAAGGTGAGAAGGGGCTCGATAGCCCCGGAACCGGAATCGGGCTCTATCTCGTTCGAACGCTCGTCGACCTGTACGGTGGCGACGTGTGGGTCGAAGATAACGACCCACGTGGAGCCGTGTTCGTCGTGGAACTGCCAACGATTAACTCGCCAAACAGTGATACCAATGAGTGA
- a CDS encoding PAS domain S-box protein, translating to MSEKATDLFGDPSRTAPRVFPVISDKENRKQLSDWIDSHESLEYVPFEDDLEAIDFDVCILDKKALREYREELARIKTKAEPVIVPYLLLVPEYDVSLIEFEQEQLIDAVTPASVDEIASLPLKQKEVEWRVRALLRLRNQSVQTNAKARRYQSFFESIRDAFLVTDTDRNIVDCNPAFTDLFGYSLDEIAGKPTHSVYESKAEFEEMGEAIQGNIGDREFTNMVSYETKSGEVFPGETNIFYLHDQDGEIQGFVGLIRDVSERLERERELERYEAAVEGSTDMLVAADRDRRVLIANDRFRELVGQTNDEIRGSHLRDVVGEDDFEDIEPRFERTLDGEQVNYIWDTTIDENKTRFLDVRTYPLRDGEDDEITVVVASLRDITEEKERQERLSVYERAIKGADELMAAIDDECQYLFANEAYRRVHGLDSEEYTQLTLREGVGEEAFKTARPYVERAFEGETVTYRMTRSPEVGAERTLSIQYSPLQDESGSTWGVVTTMRDITDRKERERELRRVNQAVEASVHAIFITDPDGTITYANPAFEEMTGFSPEEARGDTPAILDSGEMSDAYFEEFWETILSGETWEAEVINRHKNGETYTANQTVAPVTGNGDIEAFVAVQTDITERKQREQRLQRQSRAIANAPVGITISDPDQEDNPLIYVNDAFVEMTGYLREEILGENCRFLQGKNTDSERVARIREAIDNEEPIAIELRNYRKDGTEFWNHLEIAPVRNDEGEVINYVGFQQDVTERRQHHQQLETIDRMLRHNLRNDMNVIQGHAELIHSETSGDVAQSAAKIGDVSYGLMETAEKEREITEILLEDPIQEEITIKPVLQRVASTVKSDHSEATITVECPEDVTVRATTQFEEALLELVENGIIHDDSDSPDVAITVTRSDEKTYIDIADTGPPIPEIEQNVLDEKAEQTPVYHGTGLGLWLVKLITTRSGGTITVNENTPTGNIVRITFQQ from the coding sequence ATGAGTGAAAAGGCCACAGACCTGTTCGGAGACCCCAGCAGAACGGCTCCACGGGTTTTTCCCGTCATTTCGGACAAGGAGAACCGGAAACAGCTTTCCGACTGGATAGACTCCCATGAATCCTTGGAGTATGTTCCATTCGAGGACGATCTGGAAGCGATTGATTTTGACGTCTGCATTCTCGATAAAAAGGCGCTACGGGAGTATCGTGAGGAACTGGCGCGCATCAAAACGAAGGCCGAACCGGTTATCGTTCCGTACCTGTTGTTAGTCCCGGAGTACGATGTAAGCCTTATCGAATTCGAACAGGAGCAACTCATCGATGCGGTCACACCGGCTTCAGTTGACGAAATCGCAAGCCTGCCTCTCAAACAAAAGGAGGTAGAATGGCGAGTGCGCGCGCTCCTTCGTCTGCGAAACCAGTCGGTTCAGACGAACGCGAAGGCACGCCGCTATCAGTCGTTCTTCGAGAGCATTCGTGATGCGTTTCTCGTTACGGATACGGACCGAAATATCGTCGACTGCAATCCTGCGTTTACTGACCTGTTCGGCTACTCGCTCGACGAGATTGCTGGCAAACCCACGCATTCTGTCTACGAGAGCAAAGCGGAGTTCGAGGAGATGGGCGAAGCCATCCAGGGGAACATCGGCGATCGGGAGTTCACCAATATGGTCTCCTATGAAACTAAATCCGGCGAGGTGTTCCCTGGTGAAACGAACATCTTCTACCTCCACGATCAAGACGGGGAAATTCAGGGCTTTGTCGGATTGATTAGGGATGTCTCGGAGCGCCTCGAACGGGAGCGCGAACTCGAACGCTACGAGGCCGCTGTCGAGGGCTCAACTGACATGTTGGTGGCCGCGGATCGGGACCGACGCGTTCTCATTGCAAACGATCGCTTCCGCGAACTCGTCGGACAAACGAATGATGAAATTCGTGGGTCTCACCTCCGCGACGTTGTGGGCGAGGACGATTTCGAAGATATCGAGCCCCGTTTCGAACGAACCCTGGACGGGGAGCAGGTTAACTACATATGGGATACCACGATTGATGAGAATAAAACTCGCTTCCTCGATGTCCGCACTTATCCTCTTCGGGACGGGGAAGACGACGAAATCACGGTGGTCGTGGCGTCACTGCGGGACATCACCGAGGAAAAAGAGCGCCAAGAACGATTGTCGGTCTACGAACGCGCCATCAAGGGAGCCGATGAATTAATGGCCGCCATCGACGACGAATGTCAGTACCTGTTTGCGAACGAGGCATATCGGAGAGTTCATGGTCTGGACTCCGAGGAGTACACTCAGCTAACTCTCAGAGAGGGAGTCGGCGAGGAGGCGTTCAAAACTGCGAGGCCATACGTCGAGCGAGCGTTTGAGGGCGAGACGGTTACCTATCGAATGACGCGCAGCCCGGAAGTAGGGGCCGAACGCACCCTCTCGATTCAGTACAGTCCACTCCAGGATGAGTCGGGGTCTACCTGGGGCGTCGTTACAACAATGCGGGACATCACCGACCGCAAGGAGCGCGAGCGTGAACTCCGGCGCGTCAACCAAGCGGTTGAAGCCTCCGTACACGCGATCTTCATCACCGATCCTGACGGGACGATCACATACGCCAACCCAGCCTTCGAAGAGATGACAGGGTTCTCCCCGGAGGAGGCTCGCGGTGACACACCGGCCATCCTGGACTCCGGGGAAATGTCCGACGCGTATTTCGAGGAGTTCTGGGAGACAATCCTCTCGGGTGAGACGTGGGAAGCAGAGGTAATTAACCGTCACAAGAACGGAGAGACGTACACTGCCAATCAGACTGTCGCGCCGGTCACCGGGAACGGCGACATCGAGGCGTTCGTGGCGGTCCAGACCGATATTACGGAGCGCAAACAGCGAGAACAGCGTCTTCAGCGACAATCACGAGCGATTGCGAACGCCCCGGTCGGTATTACCATCTCCGACCCTGACCAAGAGGACAACCCGCTGATCTATGTGAACGACGCCTTCGTGGAGATGACAGGGTATCTGCGTGAGGAGATCTTAGGGGAGAACTGCCGGTTCCTTCAGGGAAAAAACACGGATTCCGAGCGGGTGGCACGGATTCGAGAGGCGATTGACAACGAGGAACCGATTGCTATCGAACTCCGCAATTACCGGAAGGATGGCACGGAGTTCTGGAATCACCTCGAAATCGCTCCCGTCAGGAACGATGAGGGAGAGGTGATCAACTACGTCGGGTTCCAACAAGACGTGACCGAGCGGCGGCAACACCACCAGCAGTTAGAGACGATCGACCGGATGTTGCGTCACAATCTCCGTAATGACATGAATGTGATTCAGGGGCATGCTGAACTAATCCACTCCGAGACTTCGGGGGATGTCGCACAGTCTGCCGCGAAGATCGGGGATGTGAGTTATGGACTGATGGAGACGGCCGAGAAGGAACGGGAAATAACGGAGATACTCTTGGAAGACCCAATCCAAGAAGAGATCACTATCAAGCCAGTTCTCCAGCGCGTTGCTTCGACTGTCAAATCCGACCACTCCGAAGCGACAATTACGGTTGAGTGCCCCGAAGACGTGACTGTGCGAGCGACGACACAGTTCGAGGAGGCACTCCTTGAACTCGTTGAGAACGGGATCATTCACGATGACTCAGATTCTCCTGACGTTGCGATCACTGTCACCCGTAGTGACGAGAAGACCTATATCGACATAGCCGATACCGGACCGCCGATACCTGAGATAGAACAGAACGTACTAGATGAGAAGGCGGAGCAAACACCAGTGTATCACGGGACTGGTCTGGGGTTGTGGCTCGTCAAGTTGATTACGACCCGTTCGGGTGGGACCATCACGGTCAACGAGAATACTCCGACCGGAAATATTGTTAGGATTACGTTCCAACAGTGA